The Fundidesulfovibrio putealis DSM 16056 DNA window GTGAACTCATTGCGGCCCCAAAGCGTTCACCATGAGACAGATTCCCGCTCTCGGTCTTGGCCTGCTTATGGGCTTGCCAGAGCGATCCCGCGATGTGGCGGGCCTTCCCCAGGCCCGTGGCTCCGTCCATGGAGGCGATCTGAGCGGCCTTTCTGGTGGCGTCGATCCCGCTAGCAGCACCAATAGCTCCCGACGCGGCTCCAACCATTCCCCCGAGCGTGGCTCCTGCTGCGCCTGCGACTGCTGACGAAAGACTTGATCCGGGCGTAGTGTGGGAGCCGTTCACGATGCCTGCCACCATGGAGGGAACATTCTGGGCTATCGCGTAAATAATGATTGCCGTAGCGATGTAGATGAATCCTTCAGCAAGTCCCGGTGAAGCAGAAGACTGTACTTGCGCTTGCAAGTCTTTAAACATCTGGAGTCCAAGGCTCATCACAAGCTGCATGGCGTACAGTTTGACGGCAACAGAAAGGACATACCTCATGACATTGATCGCGTATTCTTTCATAAACTCAGCGCCGCCGAGCCCGAGAAGGACTATTGCGGCGCTGACAGCAATGTAAGATTCACATTTTATCAATATGACTTGTGCTGTTAACAGTGAAAAAACAATCAAGATGATAATTGAACATATTCCTATGAGAAGTATTGGGCCAAGGTTGAATCCATTGTCGTACGATGCCTTTGATATCAATCCGTTTTCTCCGTTAATGGTGTTCCATAGTGACTTCACGACATCCAGTCCGGCCTTCAAAGGTTCCGCAGTGTCATACTGGCTTGCTCCGGCTGTGCCTGCTAGTTCACTGAGTCCGTCGATAACGCTTTTGGTCCAGGGAACGTAGTTCACAATGACGGCTGCCACGAGGCCGCAAAACAGCATTGAAACAATAAATTGACTTAGAAGATCAGCAATACTTGTCCTGTTCAAAGCTGCCTTGACGCCAAACATAACAACTGTTAGTGTTACACACAGACTAAATAGCTTTAGCGCAGCGTTTTGAAGGGTATTGTTCCAGGTTGTTGCGAGTGTTTGTACTTTGGTAACAATTCCCGTGAGTGCATCTGTGCTCTGTGCAAATGACTCTCCTGGGAGCATCACAACAGCAAAAAGGGGTATCAACGCCATGAATAAAAAGTACATTATGTATTTCATCTGGGTTTGCGTTCTCACTTCATTTACTACCAAGCTGGCTTTTGCGCTCGATGAGCATCCACGCAAAGACGAGTTCAAGGTCATTCGAGAAATGTGTGAAGCTCCATGGGATAATGCTGAATATTTCAAAAAACGTTTTCCTGAGGCATTCGCCGAGGCAACTAAATGTAAAAAATACATGTGCTCGGGAGTTGAAACGCCATCTATTGACTACATCACGGACAGAAGTGGAGCGTTTGATGTGACTCTTTGCAAATCTGTGATTATTGCTGCAAAGCCTGGCGGACTTGAAGAGCAAATGCGTAAGCTTGACAAAGAAGGTTTTGAGGCAATGAAAGCAGGAGACAGAAAAACAGCCAATGAAGTTATAAGTCGGCAGAGGCAATTTAAAAAAGACAATGGTATTGATTAGCATTTTGCACCTCACCACCCAGACGGATCGCGCTGGTTGCTGTTGACGACGGCATCCAGCGCGTTCGTATTGAACATCTTCCCCGTTGCTGCTTTCCACGCTTCCTCATGCATCTGTTTGTCCTTCTCGTCCTTCATGTCTCTTTGGACGGAAGACTGAATAGACACGGCCAGGAGCTGGCGAAGACGCTGCGACTCCCTGAGTTGCATGGTCGCAATCTGGTTTCCTGCTTCCAGGGCTTTCATTTGACCATCAGGGGTCAACAGCAGGTCGTCCAACTGGCTGTCCAGTTCAGCGGCCTTTTGTTCTATTTCTTCAATCTGGCCGCCGGACTCCTGAAACGCGGCTTCTTGGGCCTGTTCAGCTTCTTTTTCGATCTGCTCACGCATCTTGAGGAATGCGGCCTCGGACGCTGCCCGCTCTTCCTCGGTCATGGGTGCGCCATCAGGCTTAGAAGTCTTGAACAGATCTTTAATTGCTCCCCTGTTGGCGTAGGTCGCCTTGAAAATTTGGCTTAGGGCTGACGCATCACCACGTTGCAGGTTCAAACCCTGCGAAAGTGATGAAAGCTGACTGAATGTTCCTTTCATGCTTCCAAGCACAGACATAGGTAGTTTTACGGTGTTTTGAAGCATGTTCTTGTAACGGTCCATATTCTGTTGAACCATCGTTATCTGCTTCTCTGTCTGAGTCATGGCCTCGGACACTTGCTTGTAAACTTGCTGAAGTTTTTCAAGGCTTGTGACTCGTTCCAGTGCTTGTGTGAACATTTGACTGCAATTGGTGCAGGTCACAACCATTGCATTGGAGTCTTTCGCAATGATAAGCGCCAGAGACAACGCAATGAAGAAATAAAGAATTTTCATGCCGCATGTCCTCCGGTTCGTTCTTTGAGCCACTCGTCAGTCCAGTGTTCCCCATGAACAGATTGCAGTTCCTTGATCCTGGAAACGCTTTCTTTGTCACTGACGCCAAGGAAAGAAAGTGACTTCAGTTGCAACGCAAGCTGCATGAGCCTTCTCCCCTTTGGCGTAACAACGTAGTAATCCCGCTTCGGAGTGGCCGAGGCGATGATCTCGATCTGACGGCTGTTGAGGCCCATATTGCGGTACAGCTCCGCCTGCACTT harbors:
- the trbL gene encoding P-type conjugative transfer protein TrbL, with the translated sequence MYFLFMALIPLFAVVMLPGESFAQSTDALTGIVTKVQTLATTWNNTLQNAALKLFSLCVTLTVVMFGVKAALNRTSIADLLSQFIVSMLFCGLVAAVIVNYVPWTKSVIDGLSELAGTAGASQYDTAEPLKAGLDVVKSLWNTINGENGLISKASYDNGFNLGPILLIGICSIIILIVFSLLTAQVILIKCESYIAVSAAIVLLGLGGAEFMKEYAINVMRYVLSVAVKLYAMQLVMSLGLQMFKDLQAQVQSSASPGLAEGFIYIATAIIIYAIAQNVPSMVAGIVNGSHTTPGSSLSSAVAGAAGATLGGMVGAASGAIGAASGIDATRKAAQIASMDGATGLGKARHIAGSLWQAHKQAKTESGNLSHGERFGAAMSSRLQEMKMRNLGLPGDGSSPGGKDGGGNGQA